Proteins encoded by one window of Bauldia sp.:
- a CDS encoding TlyA family RNA methyltransferase, which yields MSKRLDMALVERGLAPTRARARDAILRGHVTVAGQVAAKPAQTVDDGAEIGIDDPAVAYVSRAALKLIAGLDRFGFSPNGKVALDIGASTGGFTQVLLERGARQVFAVDVGHGQLDPTLAADPRVVSREGLNARDLTADDVGEAPQVIVADVSFISLRLVLPPALKLAAPGAWGVFLVKPQFEAGRDAVGKGGIVRDAQLGERTAADLAVWLEVEMGWRTAGVILSPIEGGDGNREFLLGAERG from the coding sequence ATGAGCAAACGTCTCGACATGGCGCTGGTCGAGCGCGGACTGGCGCCGACGCGAGCACGGGCGCGCGACGCGATCCTGCGCGGGCACGTTACCGTTGCCGGGCAGGTCGCGGCGAAGCCGGCGCAGACGGTCGACGACGGCGCCGAGATCGGCATCGACGATCCGGCGGTGGCCTACGTCTCGCGGGCGGCGCTGAAGCTGATCGCGGGGCTGGATCGTTTCGGCTTCTCGCCGAACGGCAAGGTCGCGCTGGATATTGGCGCATCGACCGGCGGCTTCACGCAGGTGCTGTTGGAACGCGGCGCGCGGCAGGTGTTCGCCGTCGATGTCGGGCATGGGCAGCTCGATCCTACGTTGGCGGCCGATCCGCGCGTGGTGTCGCGCGAGGGGCTGAATGCGCGCGACCTCACCGCTGACGATGTCGGCGAGGCGCCGCAGGTGATCGTCGCCGACGTGAGTTTCATTTCGCTCCGCCTCGTGCTGCCGCCGGCGCTGAAGCTGGCGGCGCCCGGCGCGTGGGGCGTGTTCCTGGTCAAGCCGCAGTTCGAGGCCGGGCGCGACGCGGTCGGCAAGGGCGGCATCGTGCGCGACGCGCAACTCGGCGAGCGCACCGCCGCCGATCTCGCCGTCTGGCTCGAGGTCGAGATGGGCTGGCGGACCGCCGGCGTCATCCTCTCGCCGATCGAAGGCGGCGACGGCAACCGCGAGTTCCTGCTCGGCGCCGAGCGTGGCTGA
- a CDS encoding SCO family protein, producing the protein MNALKAVRYLLWAVVIVAAAAIAWAVLAPRGGALATADIGGPFTLTDQTGATVTEAALQGHPSALFFGYTFCPDVCPTTLADMTLWLQDLGAGGDRLKVYFVTVDPERDTQAAMASYLQAFDPRIKGLTGPRPAIDAMLKEFRVYSRKVDGKDGAPYTMDHTAGVYLLNDKAQFVGTVDYQEKPEVALAKLKRLVG; encoded by the coding sequence ATGAATGCGCTGAAGGCGGTGCGGTATCTGCTCTGGGCGGTCGTCATAGTGGCCGCCGCCGCCATTGCGTGGGCGGTGCTCGCGCCGCGCGGCGGGGCGCTCGCCACGGCCGACATCGGCGGGCCGTTCACGCTGACCGACCAGACCGGCGCGACGGTGACCGAGGCGGCGCTGCAGGGGCACCCGTCGGCGCTGTTCTTCGGCTACACCTTCTGCCCCGACGTGTGCCCGACGACGCTCGCCGACATGACGCTGTGGCTGCAGGACCTCGGCGCCGGCGGCGACAGGCTCAAGGTTTATTTCGTCACCGTCGATCCGGAGCGCGACACGCAGGCAGCGATGGCGTCCTATCTGCAGGCGTTCGACCCGCGCATCAAGGGCCTCACCGGCCCGCGGCCCGCGATCGACGCGATGCTCAAGGAATTCCGCGTCTATTCGCGCAAGGTGGACGGCAAGGACGGCGCGCCCTACACGATGGACCACACCGCCGGCGTCTATCTCTTGAATGACAAGGCGCAGTTCGTCGGCACCGTCGATTACCAGGAGAAGCCGGAAGTGGCGCTCGCCAAATTGAAACGGCTGGTCGGATGA
- a CDS encoding copper chaperone PCu(A)C, whose product MRLGGALIALVLIAAPALAAPVTVGSLTLDAMWTRATPPGAPSAGGYLTITNTGSEADTLVSVASPVAGMADMHVMEMKDGVMTMHGLDGGLPIPAGQTVTLAPDGFHIMFMGLTAALKQGETLPVTLTFAKAGKIETAFPILPIGARGP is encoded by the coding sequence ATGAGACTCGGCGGCGCACTGATCGCGCTTGTGCTGATCGCGGCGCCGGCGCTTGCCGCGCCGGTCACGGTCGGCAGCCTGACGCTCGATGCGATGTGGACGCGGGCGACGCCGCCGGGGGCGCCCAGCGCCGGCGGATACCTCACCATCACCAACACCGGCAGCGAAGCGGATACGCTGGTGTCGGTCGCCTCGCCGGTCGCCGGCATGGCGGACATGCACGTGATGGAAATGAAGGACGGCGTCATGACCATGCACGGGCTGGACGGCGGCCTGCCGATACCGGCCGGGCAGACGGTAACCCTTGCTCCCGACGGATTCCACATCATGTTCATGGGGCTGACGGCGGCGCTGAAGCAGGGCGAGACGCTGCCGGTGACGCTGACGTTCGCCAAGGCCGGCAAGATCGAGACGGCGTTCCCGATCCTGCCGATCGGCGCCAGGGGACCGTGA
- a CDS encoding MFS transporter, with translation MYTTLRPIFSLLLGLFFLIVGHGLQLTLVPLRAEAEGWSSFQIGAIGSAYYVGFLIGCIATPYLILRAGHIRAFMALAAGLAAAMVAHPLWVAFGPWLVLRLIIGASLAGLYMIIESWLNDRASNQNRGLIMSIYIMVNYAALALGQFLVTQASPMTFTLFAVATFAMAIASIPLALTRQQQPAPVALVRFRPQAVYRAAPVGLVGVFGSGLANGAYWSLGAVAAVGHGMSSSQAAVFLTIATLAGTFAQWPVGRASDRMDRRFVLAVLLGMATFFALILAFVPLTTLGWYIIAVPYGFAIAPIYSIAAAHAYDRVAKGTMVETAASLFLASALGSIVGPLVASTMMGHFGGAALFQYTAVIYVVLGAYVFVRLRQRPPEQPEMKTEIRRGAAVPGGSTIGPEPLDPNDPNVATPSASVEPGAEGKAA, from the coding sequence ATGTACACGACGCTGCGCCCGATCTTCTCGCTGCTGCTCGGGCTGTTCTTCCTGATCGTCGGGCACGGGCTGCAGCTCACGCTGGTGCCGCTGCGCGCCGAGGCCGAGGGGTGGAGCTCGTTCCAGATCGGCGCCATCGGCTCGGCGTACTACGTCGGCTTCCTCATCGGCTGCATCGCGACGCCCTACCTGATCCTGCGCGCCGGGCACATCCGCGCCTTCATGGCGCTGGCCGCCGGGCTCGCGGCGGCGATGGTGGCGCATCCCTTGTGGGTCGCCTTTGGCCCGTGGCTGGTGCTGCGCCTGATCATCGGCGCCTCGCTCGCCGGGCTCTACATGATCATCGAAAGCTGGCTCAACGACCGCGCCTCCAACCAGAACCGCGGCCTGATCATGTCGATCTACATCATGGTCAACTACGCGGCGCTCGCGCTCGGGCAATTCCTGGTGACGCAGGCCTCGCCGATGACGTTCACGCTGTTCGCGGTGGCGACGTTCGCGATGGCGATCGCGTCGATCCCGCTGGCGCTGACGCGGCAGCAGCAGCCGGCGCCGGTGGCGCTGGTGCGCTTCCGGCCGCAGGCGGTTTATCGCGCCGCGCCGGTCGGGCTGGTCGGCGTGTTCGGCTCGGGGCTGGCCAACGGCGCATACTGGTCGCTCGGCGCCGTCGCCGCGGTCGGGCACGGGATGTCGTCGTCGCAGGCGGCGGTGTTCCTCACCATCGCGACGCTGGCCGGCACGTTCGCGCAGTGGCCGGTGGGGCGCGCATCGGACCGCATGGACCGGCGCTTCGTCCTTGCCGTGCTGCTCGGCATGGCGACGTTCTTCGCGCTGATCCTGGCGTTCGTGCCGCTGACGACGCTTGGCTGGTACATCATCGCCGTGCCCTACGGCTTCGCGATCGCGCCGATCTATTCCATCGCCGCGGCGCATGCCTACGACCGCGTCGCCAAGGGCACGATGGTGGAGACGGCGGCGAGCCTTTTCCTCGCCAGCGCGCTCGGCTCCATCGTCGGGCCGCTGGTTGCCTCGACGATGATGGGGCATTTCGGCGGCGCGGCGCTGTTCCAGTACACGGCGGTGATCTACGTGGTGCTCGGCGCCTATGTCTTCGTCCGGCTGCGGCAGCGCCCGCCGGAGCAGCCGGAGATGAAGACGGAGATACGCCGTGGCGCCGCGGTGCCGGGCGGCAGCACGATCGGGCCGGAGCCGCTCGATCCGAACGACCCCAATGTCGCGACGCCGTCGGCCTCGGTCGAGCCCGGGGCGGAAGGGAAGGCAGCATGA
- the dxs gene encoding 1-deoxy-D-xylulose-5-phosphate synthase — protein MTGELATPLLDRIKTPDDLRRLPESDLKQVADELRRETVSAVSVTGGHLGAGLGVVELTVALHYVFDTPRDRLVWDVGHQAYPHKILTGRRPRIRTLRAPGGLSGFTRRAESEYDPFGAAHSSTSISAALGMAVARDLSHGENNVIAVIGDGAMSAGMAYEAMNNAGHLKSRLIVILNDNDMSIAPPVGAMSAHLARLVSGRTYRSFRQMMKRIASRLPRFFRDKARLTEEFVRSYWTGGTMFEELGFYYVGPIDGHNLDHLLPVLKNVRDTRNGPILVHVVTQKGKGYAPAEQSDDKYHGVAKFDVVTGKQAKAATNAPAYTRVFANALIKEAEKDDRIVAITAAMPAGTGLDLFGERFPARTFDVGIAEQHAVTFAAGLASEGYKPFAAIYSTFLQRAYDQVVHDVAIQSLPVRFAIDRAGFVGADGPTHAGSFDTTYLAALPGFVVMAPADEAELVHMVATAVAIDDRPSSFRYPRGDGVGVDMPEVGVALDVGKGRILREGGKVAILSYGTRLADALKAAEELDTFGLPTTVADARFAKPLDTALIDRLVANHEVLITVEEGAVGGFGSHVLAHLARTGALDRGLKIRTLAMPDRFVDQNKPEAMVAAAGLDSAGIVGAVFAALGRTLAPAASRLA, from the coding sequence TTGACCGGCGAACTCGCGACCCCATTGCTCGACCGGATCAAGACGCCGGATGACCTCAGGCGGCTGCCGGAATCCGACCTGAAGCAGGTCGCCGACGAGTTGCGGCGCGAGACCGTCTCCGCCGTCTCGGTGACCGGCGGCCACCTCGGCGCCGGACTGGGCGTCGTCGAGCTGACCGTAGCGCTCCACTATGTCTTCGATACGCCGCGCGACCGGCTGGTCTGGGACGTCGGCCATCAGGCCTATCCGCACAAGATCCTGACCGGGCGGCGCCCGCGCATCCGGACGCTCCGCGCGCCCGGTGGCCTTTCCGGTTTCACCCGGCGGGCGGAGAGCGAGTACGACCCGTTCGGCGCGGCGCACTCGTCAACCTCGATTTCGGCGGCGCTCGGCATGGCGGTGGCGCGCGATCTGAGCCACGGCGAGAATAACGTCATCGCCGTGATCGGCGACGGCGCGATGTCGGCGGGCATGGCCTATGAGGCGATGAACAACGCCGGGCACCTCAAGTCGCGGCTGATCGTCATCCTCAACGACAACGACATGTCGATCGCGCCACCGGTCGGCGCCATGTCGGCGCATCTCGCACGGCTGGTTTCGGGGCGCACGTATCGCAGCTTCCGCCAGATGATGAAGCGGATCGCCAGCCGGCTGCCGCGCTTCTTCCGCGACAAGGCGCGGCTGACCGAGGAATTCGTGCGCAGCTACTGGACCGGCGGCACGATGTTCGAGGAACTCGGCTTCTACTACGTCGGGCCGATCGACGGCCACAATCTCGATCACCTGCTGCCGGTGCTGAAGAACGTGCGCGACACGCGCAACGGGCCGATCCTCGTCCACGTCGTGACGCAGAAGGGCAAGGGCTACGCGCCGGCCGAGCAGTCCGACGACAAGTATCACGGCGTGGCGAAGTTCGACGTCGTCACCGGCAAACAGGCGAAGGCCGCGACCAATGCGCCGGCCTACACCCGGGTGTTCGCCAACGCGCTGATCAAGGAAGCGGAGAAGGACGACAGGATCGTCGCCATCACCGCGGCCATGCCCGCCGGGACAGGTCTCGATCTTTTCGGCGAACGATTCCCGGCGCGGACGTTCGATGTCGGCATTGCCGAGCAGCATGCGGTGACGTTCGCGGCGGGCCTGGCGTCCGAGGGCTACAAGCCGTTCGCGGCGATCTACTCGACCTTCCTGCAGCGCGCCTACGATCAGGTCGTGCATGACGTCGCGATCCAGTCGCTGCCGGTGCGCTTCGCCATCGACCGCGCCGGCTTTGTCGGCGCCGACGGGCCGACGCACGCGGGATCGTTCGACACGACGTATCTCGCCGCCCTGCCCGGCTTCGTCGTCATGGCGCCGGCGGACGAAGCGGAGCTGGTGCACATGGTGGCGACGGCGGTCGCGATCGACGACCGGCCGTCGTCGTTCCGCTATCCGCGCGGCGACGGCGTCGGTGTCGACATGCCGGAGGTCGGCGTGGCGCTCGACGTCGGCAAAGGCCGCATCCTGCGCGAGGGCGGCAAGGTCGCGATCCTCTCGTACGGCACGCGGCTTGCCGATGCGCTGAAGGCGGCGGAGGAACTCGACACGTTCGGCCTGCCGACCACGGTCGCCGACGCCCGCTTCGCTAAGCCGCTGGACACGGCGCTTATCGACCGGCTGGTCGCCAACCACGAGGTGCTGATCACCGTCGAGGAAGGCGCCGTCGGCGGCTTCGGCTCGCATGTGCTGGCGCATCTCGCCAGGACCGGCGCGCTCGATCGCGGCCTCAAGATTCGCACGCTGGCGATGCCCGACCGTTTCGTCGACCAGAACAAGCCGGAGGCGATGGTTGCCGCCGCCGGCCTCGATTCCGCCGGGATCGTCGGAGCAGTGTTCGCCGCGCTCGGCCGGACACTCGCGCCGGCCGCTTCCCGCCTCGCTTAG